The Pseudopipra pipra isolate bDixPip1 chromosome 10, bDixPip1.hap1, whole genome shotgun sequence genome includes the window AGATTTGTGAGGGGCATCGTTCAGTCACGGTTGCCTTATTTTCTTGGTAGTAATTTCTGGTTCTCCAACAaaaacctgaaattaaaagcttCATCAGGCTTAAGCAGAGTCTCCAGCTGCACTTTATATGGTCTCAGGAAGGATTTTGTTGCTTTTAGGTCCTAGACTGCCACAGACCTGGTTATTTTCAGCTTACAGCAATTCTTTCATTCTGGAAAAGTCTCTTTCTCTTGCTGAGTGCACCTTAACTGCTGGGAAATCGTGAAAGTAGGGGGTGTTTGTGTGGCTTCTTGTCAATCTTCACTAAGTGGTGATAATAAGGTTAAAAACTTGgtaaagggctttttttttttttcatttttgtgtcTCTAAGATTGAGCAGACAAGCATTTGGAGGGGGAGAGGTAGTGGAATGCTGcaaggcatttcttttttttttaaatgatagaCAAGGTTTCCATTAAAATCCAGGAGCAGGAAGGTCTCCTGTAGTGTTCCCTCCGCTCTGGAGAACAAGGAGCCTTATCTGGAGAGCAGTGACGTGGACCTAGCTAAGCCATTCCTTCTCTTTCATGCCCTGGCTTTGGCTGTCgggctgtgggaagggaaaCATTTGCAgctttcagatgaaaaaaagaagtctctTGCAAAGGCACTTCTGTGTTATTCCCAGCAAAGTTTGGTGTACTTAGGGAGACTTGCAGTGTGGGAGTAGGTAACTTGGTTCAGAGGGTTTATATTCTATATTTGCAGGACACAAATCCAGGTTCTCCCCAGTCTGTGATCACAGACACCTCCAGATCAGGTGGGGGTAACACCTTGTTTCTGTTCCCAGGGCACCAATGTGACCTTGATCGACCTTCCAGGCCATGAGAGTTTGAGGCTCCAGTTCTTGGAGAGGTTCAAGGCTGCAGCCAGGTAACGGGGAGGAGAttggcagggcagcagggggCAGGGGATGTTTTGGAAAGGGATAAACcaagtgctggtgctgggaatgctgtgagctgtgctggtggtgCCCTGACAGtcagagctctgctgtggggTAATGGAGGGtagtttttgctttgcttttatggAATATATTGAGTTGGGAGCGCCTCACAAGgatcgagtccagctcctgaccctgcacaggacaatcccaaaaatcacaccatgaATTCCTTGCTTTGCTGTGCTTGTAGTGCGCCAGGTGGCAATGCAGCTGCAGTGGGGAGGGTTGGGGGATGTGGAATATTTCTGgggcagagaaggaaggaattcCTACTGGGGCTGGACATGGAGTGTGTTTCAGCCAGGAAGTACTGCTTCCCTACACTTGGGTTGGACAAGATCAGACACAGAAACAATTATATCAGCCCAGGCTGGAATTCTTGCAGGGGAAGATGGAtacagagctgcagccccagcacatttcttccctctctccccagagCCATCGTGTTTGTGGTGGACAGCGTGGCCTTCCAGCGGGAGGTGAAGGACGTGGCAGAGTTCCTGTACCaggtcctggtcgatggcacCGTCCTCAAGAACGCACCCGCGCTGCTCATCGCCTGCAACAAGCAAGGTGCCCTGGCCTGGGCCTGGcatccagccctgcagggaatGGGATTCATGCCATGGGTGCTGAACTCTGTAGGAGCTGGGATTTCAGCGAAGTGAAGGCTGGAATTTAGATTTAAACTCAGACTACTCAGCAGGAGCGTTTTTAGCATCACTTGAGAGACCTACAGCTCTTCGTGTGGGCTTAAGTAAGGCAGGTGCTTTCTGCTtgagcagagctgttcctcagTCTCCAGGCAGCAGGAAATAGGATCAGCTTGAGCATAATGAACTATTCCTACACTCTTAGCAGCTTCAGTGTTGAAACCAGTCATTTAGCTGCCAAGAGTCATTTGGACTAGCAGGAACACCCAGTTACTGAAAAGGACTTGATTTTCAGATCCATACAGTTTTTACAGTGGAAGTGTGGATCCCCCTGTTACAATCTGAAGTTTTTGGGCAGTATCAGGTCTGGGTTTTGTAGCTGTTTTGTGCACTAAttcaggagctgcctgaggcCTTCGTGGCTCCACATGCCCTGCATGAAAGGCGCTGTGTGAAGCTCTGTAGTGCCAGGACAGGGGGGAGTGCTGGGGCATCAAACCCCGTCCTCTgaagcagctccctgcccagcaagAAGGAATTAAATCCCTGTGTTGTATCAGGCTGTTTTGTTGTTCCCATTGTATGTGATCCCAAAGCTCCAACATCCCTTATCCCACACAGGCACAGCTGTCCTTGTCTCAATAACTGGTGACTGCACAGCATGAGCTGGCCTTGCTTTAGGAGGGGGGGCCAGCATTCTGAATTCTGACAGAAAGCCAAAGAgctgatttccttttcttttctctctctagaTGTTACAATGGCAAAATCAGCAAAACTTATTcaacagcagctggagaaagagctgtaAGTATGGAATGGGATCTCGATCCCTCTGAGCTTCTCCTCTTGTCTTTTGTCTTATCTCAGTGCTTGGTGAGCTCCCTTGAGCCATGTCTGAGTTCAGCTGGCAAAAAAGCAGTCTCTTTTGTCTGggggctcagcagtgctgggtttacAGTTGggctcgatgatcttagagggcttttccaacctgaatgattccatgatccaATAACCCCTTTGGCCAGCAGACGGCAGCAGGGATATTTGTGCTAGTTTCTCTCCCAGGCTGAATATCCAACCTTCCTGTTTTTAAGGCAGGAATTAGTTGCCACATATTCACATTCTCCAGGGAAATAAGCATTGCTTGGTTCTGGTGTTGAGCATTTTCCAGTTGCCTGTGTGCAGATGTTGGGTTTCTAGGCAGGTCACATGTGCCCTGTTACCACTGTTATTCCTGCAGGCTGGCAGATTGCTGCCATCCTTCCCTGGCAGCTGCCATACTCGGATGTCTATGAGTGGAAAACCCAAGGAAGTGTCTGCTCACTTATTCCTGAACTCTGGGTGTGTTATTTCCCTTTGCCCCTTTAGTTTAGCTCCATTCTGTGAATAAAGAATATATGGGAGCAGTGGGGGCACTCGATCCCCCCTCTCAGTCCCCAGATTGGCACACCCAGGTGCTGTGTCAGGGATCCTGCTGATCCCTGATGCCATAGGTGCCTCTCCCTTCCCAGTTAACCTGTTAAACTGGCACAGACCCTGAGGACTGTAGGCTAAATCTTGTGTAATTCCTGTGATCAGTGGGGAAATTGAGCTGAGGACATCATCACCTGACTCGTGCTGCTGTTTATTGCAAAACCAAACCTGCTCAAGCACCTCTCCTTGAGTGCCCTGTCTTGCTCTCTTGAGCCTCTGCACTTGTGACTTCCAGTAGCGGCCAAagctcctgcctgtgcctcccagggcagagccctgggcctTCTGTCTTTGGTGTGGCTGCatcctgctggcagagctgcatccCAAGCATCTCAGCAGCCACAGTATTCCCCTGGTTCCCAGTTCCTgaccctctcccctctctctctgcagcaaTACCTTACGGGTGACCCGCTCCGCAGCCCCCACCAGCCTGGACAGCTCAGGGGGTCCTGCCCAGCTGGGCAAGAAGGGCAAGGACTTCGACTTCTCCCAGCTGCCTATGAAGGTGGAATTCGTGGAGTGCAGTGCTCGGGGCAgcaagggggaggagggagaggctgaCTTGGAGGGCCTGGAGAAATGGCTGCTGAAGGTCGCCTGaacagggaagggcagggcttGGGGGGCAGGACACTTGGGGGCTGAAGGGAAGAAGATAGTCTGGAGCACTTAAATCTCATCTGGCTGTAGAAAGAAGGACCTGAAGCTGGAATTGAGCACTATGGGAGATTTTCCCAGATTGTGTCTCATTGCACATTGCAGTGTCCTACTGCAggaatatttttccctttttttttgtggctttctCTTGTTTTAGAGTTGAGGGAATGGCTGGCTCCTGGCAGACTCTTTTTGTCCTTTGCAGACCCCTCCTCTCCAGTTTGGTACTTCCTCCATCACTCAGCTCATCTGTTGtgttcttttctttggggctttccctgtctccctgtAGCATTACCAAGTATTGGGAAGGGCAGGAACAGCCTTCCCAAAGCCCTGTGCCCATAACAAAGCTGATCCTTGCATTTCTAGTCTCGGGAACCCAGTAGCTCTTCCACTATCCATGCAGGAGGTGGGGAGGGTTATATTTACCAAGGATATTATATTCTTCTATTTCCTGCAGCCAGAGTCTTGTCAGAACATGTTTGTCATGCTTTGAGCTCCTTTAGCTGAAGATCCAAGGCTGCCTGCTTCAAATCCATGGTGCCCATGGTTTTGGGCAAAAAATTGCTGGTTTTTTGGGTGGTTGTTCTTGTGAAGATGCATCTCCTTGAAAAGCAGAGGCCAAGCACCAGCCTCTGTGTAAGGGGGATGGAAAGGCACCAATGAGGCCACAATTGGTTTTAagttattctttttaaaagtattcctgaaataaatttttttttttttgcttaaatgtTTGTTCTCAAGTCTTGCTTTAGTCTGTGTGTTTGCCTTGGCCCTTCTCAGTGGTGTCAGATCCAattggatggggctctgctcctgctcagcaTGTTTGGGATCAACCTTCCTCCTCCAGGGCCAGGTCTGTGTTGTCAAAAAGCATCCTCTTCTGCACACACAGGGCTTTGGGGTTGGGTGTTTCtgggtgtgtgtgtttgcaccTTAGTCTGAATGTTAGAGAATTGGGAAATTCATTGATAAATTGACAATCACATAGcaaaaaaatgactgaaaaactTTTAAAGGAGACACTTTGCTGACACACATGGGAAAAGCCCAGCCAGCTGCAGGGCGTGGTGGTTTAGGTGACAGAGCACCACTGCTGTGCCATGGAGGTGACTGTGGCACCCCATGGCTTCACAGCTGGGTGGAGATGGCTCAACtttccctgcagggctgtgtggctgagctggagctgctcccagaaCTGCCCATGCTGGAGCTGTTGCAGAGCTCCCTGTGTTCTTTGGGCCTCACTCCACGACCTGCCTGTCAAATATTCGGGGCTGTTTCTCCCCAGTGgctgaaggagagggagaagggcaGAACTGGAAACTCTGAATGTTGTgttcttgggggtttttttcccctcagtcaGCTTAGTGCTTTGTTCTTTGCTCTTCTGCCCTTGTTCCTAGTCTGTGGCTTTGTGCTGGCCAGGCACGACGCTCCTCAGCCACTGCAGCTTGGCAGTGGTGTGTTGGGATGGCTTTGGCAGGACAGTGGGATAAACTCAGTCccttctgctccagctgtgtTCACACATGTGCAGGGATTGAGGCTCTCACTGTGCTCTAAAGCTCTTTTGGTCAATGTTTTTTGCTATGGGTTGTGCTCCAGATTGTCCCCCTGGAAAAGGCAGATATTTTTGGAGGAGATTGATGAGCACAGTGAGATCTGGGATAGCAGAAACCAACTGA containing:
- the SRPRB gene encoding signal recognition particle receptor subunit beta; this translates as MAGGLEPDLAALRQELSGPAVLSVLIALIAVAVTFLIWRFVQGRRSSRKAVLLLGLCDAGKTLLFARLLSGRYRDTQTSITDSSATYRVSRDKGTNVTLIDLPGHESLRLQFLERFKAAARAIVFVVDSVAFQREVKDVAEFLYQVLVDGTVLKNAPALLIACNKQDVTMAKSAKLIQQQLEKELNTLRVTRSAAPTSLDSSGGPAQLGKKGKDFDFSQLPMKVEFVECSARGSKGEEGEADLEGLEKWLLKVA